From Acomys russatus chromosome 25, mAcoRus1.1, whole genome shotgun sequence, a single genomic window includes:
- the Mfsd6l gene encoding major facilitator superfamily domain-containing protein 6-like, whose translation MSPNPQWDVPRAIRVARLFHLVCGIRDACVTPFLTLYLRQLGVAAPLVGILMGTKHLITACWTPFCAFLAKRYQKRRLFLTGSLLGSTGASLLMVFVPPVDRNLGNHFCNGSRRVATTVLPLGVPESVTMISAQGSVPNHWAGAPSLPSSRHRRALDTSGFPNASGKNQGRTISGLQAFRVDSVEGARITTQALHPVTSGLKDNSQVGTLEVGNATLGLFPGSTALGSSVTSSKAQGDAQSRDHSLKRPQWTFTLSLGFVVFWELLAAPLEQVADDSLYEYLDFVDATDRNRDLWVWRLLGMSAGVCSIAALVGHLECILMTNGPQGVIYFYSYSLLSILALAVSTAFPVPTNQQQGRSYKTTKALSLIRGDTRLILLAFTVFWIGAVASTVQNFLFWHMRDHGSRELVMGFSVALGFLGEILFHPFRTWLLRKLSRVGVLGLGLGCLALHLLYYSFIWNWWSALPVQILSAISSGALWWAVGTSIENLASSGTERSLSTILRGHFYESGCSFGSFVGGFVLMRFSIAGLYRACCLVLLLWLALFLSVQPRLPQEQRINYSKLLAMEGSDTSDAEPGSERDWLVKAMREEHMDWKT comes from the coding sequence ATGAGCCCCAACCCGCAATGGGACGTCCCCAGGGCGATAAGGGTGGCCAGGCTCTTCCATCTGGTGTGCGGGATCCGAGATGCCTGTGTGACCCCGTTCCTGACCCTCTACCTGAGGCAACTGGGTGTGGCCGCGCCCTTAGTGGGCATCCTCATGGGAACCAAGCATCTGATCACAGCCTGCTGGACTCCCTTCTGCGCCTTCCTGGCCAAACGCTACCAGAAAAGGAGACTGTTTCTGACTGGCTCGTTGCTGGGCTCCACAGGAGCCAGCCTCCTGATGGTGTTCGTCCCACCGGTGGACAGAAATCTGGGCAACCACTTTTGTAACGGAAGCCGTAGAGTGGCCACCACCGTCCTACCACTGGGGGTCCCAGAAAGTGTGACCATGATCTCCGCCCAGGGGTCAGTCCCAAACCACTGGGCAGGAGCACCCAGCCTCCCAAGCAGCAGGCACAGGAGAGCCCTGGACACTTCTGGCTTTCCAAATGCATCTGGTAAAAATCAAGGACGAACTATTAGCGGTCTGCAGGCCTTTCGAGTGGACTCTGTTGAAGGAGCCAGGATCACTACCCAAGCTCTGCATCCTGTCACTTCTGGGTTGAAAGATAATTCCCAGGTAGGGACTTTGGAGGTGGGCAATGCTACCTTGGGTCTATTTCCTGGAAGTACAGCCCTTGGAAGTTCAGTCACCTCATCGAAGGCCCAGGGGGATGCCCAGAGCCGCGATCACTCCTTGAAAAGGCCGCAGTGGACCTTCACCCTCTCCTTGGGGTTTGTGGTTTTCTGGGAACTGCTGGCAGCCCCTCTGGAGCAGGTGGCGGATGACAGTCTTTATGAATACCTGGATTTTGTAGACGCCACTGACCGGAACAGAGACTTGTGGGTGTGGAGACTTTTGGGTATGTCAGCAGGTGTGTGCAGCATCGCAGCCTTGGTGGGACATCTGGAATGCATCCTCATGACCAACGGTCCTCAGGGCGTGATTTATTTTTACAGCTACTCACTGCTCAGTATTCTGGCCTTAGCAGTGAGCACTGCCTTTCCCGTCCCCACCAACCAGCAACAGGGGCGCAGCTATAAAACCACCAAAGCGCTGTCCCTCATAAGGGGTGACACCCGCCTCATCCTCCTCGCCTTCACTGTCTTTTGGATAGGAGCCGTTGCCAGTACTGTGCAGAACTTTTTGTTCTGGCACATGAGGGACCATGGCAGCAGGGAGCTGGTGATGGGTTTCTCGGTGGCTCTCGGCTTCCTCGGAGAAATTCTGTTTCATCCGTTCAGAACTTGGTTGCTAAGGAAACTGTCTAGGGTGGgtgtgctggggctggggctgggctgcctGGCCCTCCATCTGTTGTATTACTCTTTCATCTGGAACTGGTGGTCTGCCCTCCCTGTTCAGATCCTGAGTGCCATCAGCAGTGGCGCTCTGTGGTGGGCTGTGGGGACGTCCATAGAGAacctggcctcctctggcacagAGAGGTCTCTGAGCACCATTCTCCGAGGTCACTTTTATGAGAGTGGCTGCAGCTTCGGCAGCTTTGTGGGGGGCTTTGTCCTAATGCGCTTCAGCATAGCCGGCCTCTACCGAGCCTGTTGTCTGGTCCTGCTGCTTTGGCTGGCCTTGTTCCTGTCAgtccagcccaggctgccccaaGAGCAGAGGATCAACTACTCAAAGCTGCTAGCTATGGAAGGCAGTGACACTAGTGACGCTGAGCCGGGGTCGGAAAGGGACTGGCTTGTGAAGGCCATGAGGGAGGAACACATGGACTGGAAGACCTGA